One Cucumis sativus cultivar 9930 chromosome 1, Cucumber_9930_V3, whole genome shotgun sequence DNA segment encodes these proteins:
- the LOC101215461 gene encoding LOW QUALITY PROTEIN: elongin-C (The sequence of the model RefSeq protein was modified relative to this genomic sequence to represent the inferred CDS: deleted 2 bases in 1 codon): MKKEDTVKLISAEGFEFVIHKDAAMVSQTIRNMLTSPGNFAESQHREVTFPEISTTILEKICQYFHWNLPFVSGKETEFPIEPELTLELMMAANYLHT, encoded by the exons atgaagaaggaagacACTGTAAAATTGATCAGC GCTGAAGGTTTCGAGTTCGTGATTCACAAGGATGCTGCCATGGTTTCTCAAACGATTCGAAACATGCTTACTTCCCCAG GAAATTTTGCTGAATCGCAGCATAGAGAAGTGACTTTTCCTGAGATTAGTACCACCATTCTCGAGAAGATTTGCCAATATTTTCACTGGAA tcttccttttgtCAGTGGGAAAGAGACCGAGTTCCCTATTGAACCTGAATTGACTCTTGAGTTGATGATGGCTGCCAACTATCTCCATACATGA
- the MTP4 gene encoding metal tolerance protein B, with the protein MGEEEVLILKTEHSDEINIPIVAKKMNDVIPTSTSSEVKCCSSGCAFSRLEHSNLESLKRSKSAMKLGGLILFYTIAIVVEIIGGLRANSLSVMTDAAHLLSDVAGFSVSLFAVWVSGWEATPQHSFGYNRLEVLGALVSVQLIWLISGILIYEAIDRILAPKTKVDGFLMFAVAAFGFLLNLFMVIWLGHSHHHHHSHSSHCCHHDHHSHSHQNHLEHEEEEVYTLTKQEGASLGSKDNSSTLNINLQGAYLHVITDMIQSIGVMIAGLVLWFKPEWIVVDLICTLVFSVLALATTFSMLRHTAVILMEGTPREVHIESLENDIKNMKGVYDLHDLHIWSITVGKVVLSCHVVAEAGVCSRELILKIKSHCEKRYNIVHTTIQVE; encoded by the coding sequence ATGGGGGAGGAGGAAGtgcttattttgaaaacagaaCACTCGGATGAAATTAACATCCCAATAGTTGCTAAGAAGATGAATGATGTTATTCCCACTTCCACTTCCTCAGAAGTTAAATGTTGCAGTTCTGGCTGTGCTTTTTCCAGACTAGAACATAGTAATTTGGAGTCATTAAAACGTTCTAAATCAGCTATGAAGCTTGGTGGATTGATATTGTTTTATACTATAGCTATAGTAGTTGAGATTATTGGTGGTTTGAGAGCTAACAGTCTTTCGGTAATGACAGATGCAGCTCACTTGCTTAGTGATGTTGCTGGTTTCTCTGTTTCCCTCTTTGCAGTTTGGGTTTCGGGTTGGGAGGCGACACCGCAACACTCGTTCGGGTATAACCGTCTTGAAGTTTTAGGTGCCCTTGTGTCTGTACAACTTATATGGCTGATTTCTGGGATATTAATCTACGAGGCGATTGACCGGATTCTTGCACCAAAGACTAAGGTGGATGGTTTCCTTATGTTTGCCGTTGCAGCTTTTGGATTCCTTCTTAACTTGTTTATGGTTATTTGGCTTGGCCATagccaccaccaccaccactcTCATTCATCTCATTGTTGCCATCATGATCATCACTCTCATTCTCATCAGAATCACTTGGAGCatgaggaggaggaggttTACACATTAACCAAACAAGAAGGTGCTTCTTTGGGATCAAAGGACAATAGTTCAACGTTGAACATAAATCTCCAAGGCGCTTATCTTCATGTCATTACTGATATGATTCAATCTATTGGTGTGATGATTGCTGGATTGGTTCTTTGGTTTAAACCCGAGTGGATCGTCGTAGATTTAATCTGCACTCTTGTATTTTCTGTTCTTGCTTTAGCTACTACTTTCTCTATGCTTAGACATACAGCTGTTATATTAATGGAAGGAACACCTAGGGAGGTCCATATTGAGAGCTTAGAAAATGACATCAAGAACATGAAAGGAGTTTATGATTTGCATGACTTGCACATTTGGTCCATAACGGTTGGAAAAGTCGTGTTGTCATGCCACGTTGTTGCTGAAGCCGGAGTTTGTTCTAGGGAGctaattttgaagattaaaaGCCATTGTGAAAAGAGATACAATATAGTCCATACCACCATACAAGTTGAGTAA